In Williamwhitmania sp., one genomic interval encodes:
- a CDS encoding GAF domain-containing protein, with protein sequence MKAKMNLRSKIQTYVIGASAVIFAATVSFISINSRQQAATDAKQIIRLQAWEAARQLQTKLESDFAIIRTMRTSFQSWKMLGSALRDSVVLKTQRLLIEDNPSHISVATSWELEYIDPTYTKHYGRLLWGFYRENGQIKTLKGLKNLQGDDTSSVYYKLKTSKSDYLGDPEPYSYTGKKEDEVLSANISIPLISNGKFIGLAGADIDLSSFSDIVGSLKPFKTAKGLLISNNLKFVVNPNLKAVGNPIAETNPELVAFAKNIIGGEEFQSEFTDSSGRKQFLAFVPVKVKGIHTPWSVGLEVPMDEIMAKPNHLLYLSIAVGIIGLLIMLILVIRISASITNPVKQITKNLLLMAQGKIKEVVIPQLNTGDELEAMNKALEQSVADLSLKSEFAKQIGTGDLEATIELPSTEDELGKSMLEMQQSLKKADEDAKSRASEEHERQWASEGFAKFGELLRKNSNNLQTLCQVLVKELTRYMNFNQGGIFLLNDNDSNHPILELTAAFAFDRVKFLKKEIQWGEGLVGACAFEGETIYLTEVPQDYIKITSGLGDANPNSVILVPLKDDNGSVLGVIEMASFTTIVPYQQEFLEQLGRSIASTIGSVRINQQTALLLQQTRQQAEEMMAQEEEMRQNIEELHATQEEMTRKEHEIAWTMESINNLVAVIELDSTGTVTHINEKAATLLGYTKPELVGKNYSVLYNEKEFTKALGSESFWSTMRNNKVFEANVRIISQHGSTVICKSASSPQHDSTGNLVKIMQMLFPQA encoded by the coding sequence ATGAAAGCAAAAATGAATCTTCGCAGCAAAATACAAACCTATGTGATTGGTGCAAGTGCAGTAATATTTGCTGCAACGGTCAGTTTTATCAGCATTAACTCGCGACAACAGGCAGCAACCGATGCAAAGCAAATCATAAGACTCCAAGCTTGGGAAGCAGCGCGGCAGCTACAGACAAAACTCGAATCTGATTTTGCAATCATTCGGACAATGCGAACCAGCTTTCAGAGTTGGAAAATGCTTGGTTCTGCACTTAGAGACTCTGTAGTTCTTAAGACTCAGCGGCTCTTAATCGAGGATAATCCTAGCCATATTTCGGTGGCCACAAGTTGGGAATTAGAATATATCGATCCAACCTATACCAAGCACTATGGAAGACTTCTCTGGGGCTTCTATCGCGAAAATGGACAAATAAAAACGCTAAAGGGGCTAAAAAATCTTCAAGGCGATGACACCTCAAGTGTATACTACAAGCTAAAAACCTCCAAGAGCGACTATTTGGGTGACCCAGAGCCATACTCCTACACCGGGAAAAAGGAGGATGAAGTATTATCTGCAAACATTTCAATCCCCCTAATCTCAAATGGTAAATTTATTGGACTTGCAGGTGCCGATATAGACCTATCGAGCTTTAGCGATATTGTTGGTAGCTTAAAACCTTTCAAAACCGCTAAGGGATTACTTATTTCCAACAACCTCAAATTCGTAGTTAATCCTAACCTTAAAGCAGTAGGAAACCCAATAGCAGAAACAAACCCAGAACTTGTCGCCTTTGCCAAAAACATTATCGGAGGTGAGGAGTTTCAGTCGGAATTCACCGACTCCTCGGGACGCAAGCAATTCTTGGCCTTTGTTCCTGTTAAGGTTAAAGGAATTCATACACCCTGGTCCGTTGGTCTAGAAGTACCCATGGATGAAATAATGGCAAAGCCAAACCACCTTCTCTATCTCTCCATTGCTGTTGGTATAATTGGCCTTCTGATTATGCTCATTTTAGTAATTAGAATTTCGGCCTCCATTACCAACCCGGTAAAACAGATAACCAAGAATCTCCTGCTCATGGCACAAGGAAAAATTAAGGAGGTCGTTATTCCTCAACTAAATACAGGCGATGAGCTGGAAGCCATGAATAAAGCACTTGAGCAATCTGTTGCCGATTTAAGTCTAAAATCAGAATTTGCGAAACAAATTGGAACTGGCGACTTGGAGGCCACTATTGAGCTTCCATCTACCGAAGATGAGCTGGGTAAGTCGATGCTGGAAATGCAGCAAAGCCTCAAAAAAGCAGATGAAGATGCCAAGAGCAGAGCCAGTGAAGAGCACGAACGACAGTGGGCAAGTGAAGGATTTGCCAAATTTGGGGAGCTCCTTCGTAAAAATTCCAACAATCTGCAAACCCTCTGCCAGGTGCTGGTTAAAGAGCTTACTCGTTACATGAATTTTAACCAAGGGGGGATTTTTCTTCTCAACGACAACGATTCTAACCATCCCATTCTAGAACTCACTGCCGCTTTTGCCTTCGACAGGGTTAAATTCCTAAAAAAGGAGATTCAGTGGGGTGAAGGGCTGGTTGGTGCGTGCGCATTTGAGGGTGAAACAATTTACCTTACGGAGGTTCCGCAAGATTACATCAAGATTACCTCCGGCCTTGGTGATGCCAATCCAAACTCTGTAATACTTGTTCCACTTAAGGATGACAATGGTAGTGTTTTAGGCGTAATTGAGATGGCCTCCTTCACCACAATTGTACCCTACCAGCAAGAATTTTTAGAACAGTTGGGAAGAAGCATTGCATCTACGATAGGTTCAGTTAGAATAAACCAGCAAACGGCTTTGCTGCTTCAGCAAACCCGTCAGCAAGCTGAAGAGATGATGGCTCAAGAGGAGGAGATGAGGCAAAATATTGAGGAACTCCATGCCACACAGGAGGAAATGACTCGAAAAGAGCATGAGATTGCCTGGACTATGGAGTCTATCAACAACTTAGTTGCCGTTATTGAGCTAGACTCAACCGGAACTGTAACTCACATTAACGAGAAGGCAGCAACACTTCTTGGTTACACAAAACCAGAACTTGTAGGGAAAAACTATAGCGTGTTATACAATGAAAAAGAGTTTACTAAAGCGCTTGGATCAGAGTCGTTTTGGTCGACCATGAGGAACAACAAAGTTTTTGAGGCAAATGTTCGTATTATTAGCCAGCATGGGTCTACCGTTATTTGCAAATCAGCCTCCAGCCCCCAGCATGATAGCACGGGTAACCTGGTGAAAATTATGCAAATGCTATTTCCCCAAGCATAG